In the Balaenoptera acutorostrata chromosome 7, mBalAcu1.1, whole genome shotgun sequence genome, one interval contains:
- the LOC103014410 gene encoding ADP-ribosylation factor-like protein 6-interacting protein 1 has product MMAEGDNRSTNLLAAETASLEEQLQGWGEVMLMADKVLRWERAWFPPAIMGVVSLVFLTIYYLDPSVLSGVSCFVMFLCLADYLVPILAPRIFGSNKWTTEQQQWFHEICSNLVKTRRRAVGWWKRLFTLKEEKPKTYFMTMIISLAAVAWVGQQVHNICLSYLIVTFLLLLSGLNQHGIISKYMGMAKRERNKLLKQKEKKNE; this is encoded by the coding sequence ATGATGGCAGAAGGAGATAATCGCAGCACCAACCTGCTGGCTGCAGAGACTGCAAGTCTGGAAGAGCAGCTTCAAGGATGGGGAGAAGTGATGCTAATGGCAGATAAAGTCCTCCGATGGGAAAGAGCCTGGTTTCCACCTGCCATCATGGGTGTGGTTTCTTTGGTGTTTCTGACTATCTACTATCTAGATCCATCTGTTCTGTCAGGTGTttcctgttttgttatgtttctgTGCTTGGCTGACTACCTTGTTCCCATTCTAGCACCTAGAATTTTTGGCTCCAATAAATGGACCACTGAGCAACAGCAGTGGTTCCATGAAATTTGCAGCAATCTAGTCAAAACTCGACGCAGAGCTGTGGGCTGGTGGAAACGCCTCTTTACGCTAAAGGAAGAAAAGCCTAAAACGTACTTCATGACCATGATCATTTCTCTTGCTGCGGTTGCTTGGGTGGGACAGCAAGTCCACAACATCTGTCTCTCCTACCTGATAGTGACTTTCTTACTCTTGCTTTCTGGACTAAACCAACACGGAATCATTTCGAAGTACATGGGAATggccaaaagagagagaaacaagcttctcaaacaaaaagaaaagaaaaatgaataa